The Chryseobacterium geocarposphaerae genome has a window encoding:
- a CDS encoding MATE family efflux transporter, translating to MQLKVVKTFISRFLILILSFGLVIFSTNMWGSEGKGTISIVIANAAIVSFFSSIFAGSSTSYFASKFKTEQILIYSYIWSVIMGILIPVIFSFADIQAKYLMDLIGISVFSALLSVNVNLFIGKQNIRLFNVYTVLQQLVHILFISVFIYILQQKDVSVYFGAQICCLALLFLTSFFQVIRECKISDISLSKNVFKSMFEYGWKTQLSAFIQFLNYRLSFYFLEYFEGIGSVGVFSIGITFSEAIWTITRSIAVILYSDVVNSKSREESILKTKSSLKLSFLLMLIFLLGIIIIPGSLYEMIFGRAFRGTKEIMLLLSPGILAIALSDMIGYYFSGIKELKILNIKSIVGLAITLVFSFLLIPKYGILGACIVTTLSYSVSALLLFLKFYRSTDFRIQDYLITKEDLRLAKEKLMKK from the coding sequence ATGCAACTCAAAGTTGTCAAAACTTTTATTTCACGTTTTCTTATTCTGATCCTCAGTTTTGGATTGGTGATTTTCTCTACCAATATGTGGGGAAGTGAGGGAAAAGGAACGATTTCTATTGTGATTGCCAATGCGGCTATCGTAAGTTTTTTCAGCAGTATTTTTGCAGGAAGCAGCACTTCTTATTTTGCTTCAAAATTTAAAACCGAACAAATTTTAATATACTCATATATCTGGTCGGTTATTATGGGTATTTTAATTCCTGTCATATTTAGTTTTGCAGATATTCAGGCTAAATATTTGATGGATTTAATTGGGATTTCAGTTTTTTCAGCACTTTTATCCGTAAATGTTAATCTGTTTATTGGAAAACAGAATATTAGATTATTTAATGTCTATACAGTTCTACAGCAGCTTGTTCATATTCTTTTTATTAGTGTTTTTATTTATATCTTACAGCAGAAAGACGTTTCCGTTTATTTTGGAGCACAGATTTGCTGTCTTGCACTTTTATTTTTGACGAGCTTTTTTCAGGTTATTAGAGAATGTAAAATTTCAGATATTTCCTTATCTAAAAATGTATTCAAAAGCATGTTCGAGTATGGTTGGAAAACCCAGCTCAGTGCTTTTATTCAGTTTTTGAATTACAGGCTTTCTTTTTACTTTCTTGAATATTTTGAGGGGATTGGAAGCGTTGGTGTTTTTTCAATAGGAATCACTTTTTCAGAGGCGATCTGGACGATTACAAGAAGTATTGCAGTGATTCTGTACTCAGATGTCGTCAACAGCAAAAGCAGGGAAGAATCTATTCTTAAAACAAAATCTTCACTGAAACTTTCTTTTTTACTGATGCTGATCTTTTTATTAGGGATTATTATCATTCCCGGTTCACTTTATGAAATGATTTTCGGAAGAGCTTTCAGGGGTACAAAAGAAATCATGCTGCTTCTATCTCCGGGAATCCTGGCGATTGCCCTCAGTGATATGATAGGTTATTATTTTTCAGGAATAAAAGAACTGAAAATTCTGAATATAAAATCAATTGTTGGTTTGGCGATTACCCTTGTTTTTTCTTTCCTGTTGATACCTAAATACGGAATTTTGGGCGCTTGTATAGTGACGACTTTATCCTATTCAGTTTCGGCTTTATTGCTGTTTCTAAAATTTTACCGTTCTACTGATTTTCGTATTCAGGATTATCTGATTACCAAAGAAGATCTCCGTTTGGCCAAAGAAAAATTGATGAAAAAGTAA
- the asnB gene encoding asparagine synthase (glutamine-hydrolyzing): MCGICGYYSFHKNISSKNITEMNQSIRHRGPDDEGFWLSDGVDGRNFSGHDSTEKIKEGFPILKEENSAIALGFRRLSILDLSEKGHQPMLSEDEKIVITFNGEIYNFKKLRKELEVLGYHFQSQSDTEVILKSYIEWGVSMFVKLDGMFAICIVDLEQQKIILGRDRIGLKPLFYSKNENGLIWASEIKAILKNEFIKPEINWNGVYTNFLFQTTLAPETCFKDIFSLEPGSFMSIDLKNQGIINEKFWELSLQSNSTISEKKAVEKIDLLLAESVSEQLHADVPVASMMSGGIDSTLITSKSKPFKKDINAFTISYKFSEEEVKNACLVAHTLEIPHHIKSISDEEVLSELKENIQHFEEPYSSLEVLTNAAEYAKKLGFKVVLSGNGADELFAGYSHSLKLNKWLFLRNFNFVRHFLVTQDQFSKKVKNYFSQDTMFDFFRQSQVGMKPSEAKSVFNPAVFKNINSDLKQYHLQETKDYKGYFEYDMKYSLSSHHVFRDDLSAMKYGVEFRYPYLSNDLIDFVASVPENLRYNGIQNKPLLRKIAEKYLPEEVLKMPKRGFSFPLYDFIKNESWVRDFISKHLESLKKRNFFNAEIIDEWRQNQNDIYDCVKIWQLVTFELWYQKYFENL, from the coding sequence ATGTGCGGAATTTGCGGTTATTATTCATTTCATAAAAATATTTCCTCTAAAAATATTACAGAGATGAATCAGTCGATCAGACATCGCGGTCCCGATGATGAAGGATTTTGGCTTTCCGACGGTGTTGATGGCAGAAATTTTTCCGGACATGACTCTACGGAAAAGATCAAAGAAGGATTTCCGATTTTGAAGGAAGAAAACTCAGCAATAGCTTTAGGTTTCAGAAGACTATCGATCCTTGATCTCTCTGAAAAAGGGCATCAACCTATGCTTTCTGAGGATGAAAAAATAGTCATCACCTTCAACGGAGAAATTTATAATTTTAAAAAACTCAGAAAAGAGCTTGAAGTTTTAGGATATCATTTTCAAAGCCAATCTGATACGGAGGTTATCCTCAAATCATATATAGAATGGGGAGTCTCAATGTTTGTAAAGCTTGACGGAATGTTTGCGATCTGCATTGTGGATCTGGAGCAGCAAAAAATTATTCTTGGCAGAGATAGAATAGGTCTAAAGCCTTTATTTTATTCTAAGAATGAAAACGGATTAATTTGGGCTTCCGAGATTAAAGCAATTCTGAAAAACGAATTTATAAAACCTGAAATCAATTGGAACGGAGTCTACACCAACTTTCTTTTCCAGACGACATTAGCTCCTGAAACCTGTTTTAAAGATATTTTTTCATTGGAGCCGGGGTCTTTTATGAGCATTGATCTTAAGAATCAAGGAATTATTAATGAAAAATTCTGGGAACTTTCCCTACAATCAAATTCAACGATTTCAGAAAAGAAGGCTGTGGAAAAAATAGATCTTTTACTTGCTGAAAGTGTTTCTGAACAGCTTCATGCCGATGTTCCCGTTGCCAGTATGATGAGCGGAGGAATTGACTCTACTTTGATTACTTCAAAATCAAAACCTTTTAAAAAGGATATTAATGCCTTTACCATTTCTTACAAATTTTCGGAAGAAGAAGTGAAAAATGCGTGTTTAGTTGCTCATACTCTTGAAATTCCACATCATATTAAAAGTATTAGTGACGAAGAAGTTTTGTCTGAGCTGAAGGAAAATATTCAGCATTTTGAGGAACCCTATAGTAGTTTAGAGGTGTTAACAAATGCTGCTGAATATGCTAAAAAATTAGGCTTCAAAGTTGTGTTAAGCGGAAATGGAGCAGATGAACTTTTTGCAGGATATTCTCACTCTTTAAAGCTGAATAAATGGCTTTTTCTAAGAAATTTCAATTTTGTAAGGCATTTTCTTGTTACTCAGGATCAGTTTTCAAAAAAAGTAAAAAATTACTTTTCTCAGGATACAATGTTTGATTTCTTTAGACAAAGTCAGGTAGGGATGAAACCTTCTGAGGCAAAATCGGTTTTTAATCCTGCTGTTTTCAAAAATATTAATTCAGACCTTAAGCAATATCATCTACAAGAAACCAAAGATTATAAAGGATATTTTGAATATGATATGAAGTATTCACTTTCTTCACATCACGTTTTCAGAGATGATCTAAGTGCCATGAAATACGGAGTGGAGTTCCGTTATCCGTATTTAAGTAATGACTTGATTGATTTTGTTGCTTCGGTTCCTGAAAATCTGAGATATAACGGGATTCAGAATAAACCATTGTTGAGAAAAATTGCGGAAAAATATCTTCCTGAAGAGGTTTTGAAAATGCCTAAAAGAGGTTTTTCATTTCCGTTATATGATTTTATTAAAAATGAAAGCTGGGTAAGAGATTTTATTAGTAAACATTTGGAAAGTCTTAAAAAAAGAAACTTTTTCAATGCTGAAATTATTGATGAATGGCGGCAAAATCAGAATGACATTTATGATTGTGTAAAGATCTGGCAGCTTGTAACCTTTGAGTTATGGTATCAGAAATATTTTGAAAATCTGTAA
- the serS gene encoding serine--tRNA ligase: MLQVNFLRDNKERVLEGLKKRQFKNLELVDEAIATDEERKKIQFELDSQLSEINKISKEIGMLMKEGKKEEAESAKSKTAQYKESTSELKSQLDVKEKALLDILYQIPNIPNELVKNGASADDNEIIYQSHDVEGLGEGAIPHWELAKKYNLIDFELGVKIAGAGFPVYLGKGARLQRALVQYFLDKNIEKGYMEVNPPHVVNEASGYGTGQLPDKEGQMYHVGADDLYLIPTAEVPVTNLYRDVLLDEKDLPIKNTAFSQCYRREAGSYGAHVRGLNRLHQFEKVEIVRIEKPENSYAVLEEMVEHIKEILTDLELPYRVLRLCGGDTGFASAMTYDFEVWSAAQEMWLEVSSVSNFETFQANRLKCRYKADGKSQLVHTLNGSAMALPRIMAAVLENNQTAEGIKLPKKIAEYARFDLIN; encoded by the coding sequence ATGTTACAAGTCAATTTTTTGCGCGACAACAAAGAACGCGTTTTAGAAGGTCTTAAGAAAAGACAATTCAAGAATCTTGAGTTGGTAGACGAGGCTATTGCTACTGACGAAGAAAGAAAAAAAATTCAGTTTGAACTAGATTCCCAGCTTTCCGAAATTAACAAAATCTCCAAAGAAATCGGAATGTTAATGAAAGAAGGGAAAAAAGAAGAAGCTGAATCTGCAAAATCTAAAACAGCACAATATAAAGAGTCGACGTCGGAATTGAAATCTCAATTGGATGTAAAAGAAAAAGCTTTACTGGATATTTTATATCAAATTCCTAACATCCCGAATGAATTGGTGAAAAATGGTGCTTCTGCAGATGATAATGAAATAATCTATCAGTCTCATGATGTGGAAGGATTAGGTGAAGGAGCAATTCCTCACTGGGAACTGGCAAAAAAATACAATCTTATCGATTTTGAATTGGGAGTAAAAATTGCCGGAGCAGGATTTCCTGTGTATTTAGGGAAAGGAGCGAGATTACAAAGAGCTTTGGTTCAGTATTTTTTAGATAAGAATATTGAGAAAGGATATATGGAAGTAAATCCGCCTCACGTTGTGAATGAAGCTTCCGGATACGGAACAGGGCAGTTGCCGGATAAAGAAGGCCAGATGTACCACGTTGGAGCAGACGATTTGTATTTGATTCCTACAGCGGAAGTTCCGGTGACTAATTTGTACCGTGATGTATTGTTGGACGAAAAAGATCTTCCGATCAAAAACACGGCCTTCTCTCAGTGTTACAGAAGAGAAGCGGGAAGTTACGGAGCACATGTAAGAGGACTGAACCGCCTTCACCAGTTTGAAAAGGTGGAAATCGTAAGAATTGAAAAGCCTGAGAATTCTTATGCTGTTCTGGAAGAAATGGTAGAACATATCAAAGAAATTTTAACGGATCTTGAGCTTCCTTACAGAGTATTAAGACTTTGCGGTGGAGATACTGGCTTTGCTTCTGCAATGACGTATGATTTTGAAGTGTGGAGTGCTGCTCAGGAAATGTGGTTGGAGGTAAGTTCTGTTTCTAACTTTGAAACTTTCCAGGCCAACAGGTTGAAATGCCGTTACAAAGCGGATGGGAAATCTCAACTGGTTCATACATTAAACGGCTCTGCAATGGCGTTGCCAAGAATAATGGCTGCTGTGCTTGAGAATAATCAAACTGCAGAAGGAATTAAACTTCCTAAGAAAATTGCTGAGTACGCAAGATTCGATTTGATTAACTAA
- a CDS encoding sulfite exporter TauE/SafE family protein — MEIALIVSAIGLGFASGFHCIGMCGPIALSMGLTKKQATNYYLQNLTYQFGRIFTYSLLGAILGIIGEGFEMAGFQKYLTILVGVLLIIMALFSFGGKDFASKIPLFSKFLFSVKSNLGKLLQKADYRSRFTTGILNGFLPCGMVYMALTASLASGGIWQGALYMSLFGLGTLPFMFAVVLVGNLMNQAFRVKVLKVIPVVMIVLGGLFILRGLELGIPYISPPAAAMTVSKDNQGDCHLPGDHSTHNHNNTNCH; from the coding sequence ATGGAAATAGCACTTATTGTATCGGCAATCGGCTTAGGCTTCGCATCCGGCTTTCATTGTATCGGAATGTGCGGCCCTATTGCTTTGTCGATGGGATTAACTAAAAAGCAGGCCACCAATTATTACCTTCAAAATCTGACGTACCAATTCGGAAGAATATTCACTTATTCTCTTTTGGGTGCTATCTTGGGAATTATTGGCGAGGGATTTGAAATGGCCGGTTTTCAAAAATACTTAACCATTTTAGTGGGAGTTTTATTGATTATCATGGCTTTATTTTCTTTCGGAGGGAAAGATTTTGCCTCCAAGATTCCTCTCTTTTCTAAATTTCTGTTTTCTGTAAAATCGAATTTAGGAAAGCTTCTTCAGAAGGCAGATTACCGTTCCAGATTTACTACAGGTATTCTCAATGGTTTTTTACCTTGCGGAATGGTTTATATGGCATTGACAGCAAGCCTGGCAAGTGGAGGAATCTGGCAGGGCGCTTTATATATGTCTCTATTCGGATTGGGGACACTTCCGTTTATGTTTGCGGTAGTTTTAGTAGGAAATCTCATGAATCAGGCTTTCAGAGTGAAAGTTTTAAAAGTAATTCCTGTGGTAATGATCGTTTTAGGAGGATTATTTATTCTTCGGGGTCTTGAGCTCGGAATTCCTTATATCTCACCGCCTGCAGCAGCTATGACCGTTTCCAAGGATAATCAAGGAGACTGCCATTTACCCGGTGATCACAGCACCCATAATCATAACAATACAAATTGTCATTAA
- a CDS encoding FixH family protein, which yields MKNFSWGHGIVIALAAFIIFILSMMFLFTNGQKNSEMVTDNYYEEELKYQDVIDAKKRADDLQEKPVYKQDKSGITISFPKDYDNSNTTVKFVLNRTDDQNLDIHKAVQLDANKSFTIPSQVLRLGNYTLRLTWTKDKTDYRMDYDVIWK from the coding sequence ATGAAAAACTTTAGTTGGGGACACGGTATTGTAATTGCATTGGCTGCATTCATTATTTTTATTTTATCGATGATGTTTCTTTTTACAAACGGGCAGAAGAATTCTGAAATGGTAACGGATAATTATTATGAAGAAGAGCTGAAATACCAGGATGTAATTGATGCTAAAAAAAGAGCCGATGATTTGCAGGAAAAACCTGTATATAAGCAAGATAAATCGGGAATTACTATATCTTTTCCTAAAGATTACGACAATTCCAATACTACGGTAAAATTTGTTTTAAACAGAACTGACGATCAGAATTTAGATATACATAAAGCTGTACAACTTGATGCCAATAAATCTTTTACCATTCCTAGTCAGGTTTTAAGACTTGGAAATTATACGTTGAGATTGACCTGGACCAAAGACAAGACAGACTACAGAATGGACTATGATGTGATATGGAAATAG
- the ccoG gene encoding cytochrome c oxidase accessory protein CcoG, protein MSEIEEIEARGGQGQVLDPETYRDSIGTMEQSGKRKWVFPRKPKGKYTNYRNIVSYILLIIYFTVPFIKINGNPLILFNVIDREFFIFGQPFYPQDFFILTLGAIASLIFIIVFTIAFGRIFCGWICPQTIFMESIFRKIDYLIEGDRNKQMKLDRQEWNSEKIWKRSLKWTVFIIISLIITHFMFMYIVGYKEVFNIVSQGPFAHPTNFMVMILFTAAFYFVFAWFREQVCTLVCPYGRLQGVLIDKDTINVFYDFKRGENRSKWRKGEDRKAAGKGDCIDCHQCVVVCPTGIDIRDGQQLECVNCTACIDACDEVMEKVGLPKGLIRYASENEIEKQTPFKFTGRMKGFAILLLVLVGFLGYLLSSRGEMEAKFIKPAGSTFFVRDGKITNTYNYTFLNKTNDKKVVTIKVIEPKHGEIIYSASSKITVERDKISKGTINISFPENEMKLSKQNITIGVYDMKGKLVDSYQTYFEGPFKLQF, encoded by the coding sequence ATGTCAGAAATAGAAGAAATAGAAGCAAGAGGAGGACAAGGACAGGTACTCGATCCCGAAACTTATAGAGACTCTATTGGCACCATGGAACAATCGGGAAAAAGAAAATGGGTCTTCCCGAGAAAACCAAAAGGAAAATATACCAACTACAGAAATATTGTAAGCTATATTTTGCTTATTATTTATTTTACAGTCCCATTTATTAAGATTAACGGTAACCCTTTAATCCTATTTAACGTTATTGACAGGGAGTTTTTCATTTTTGGACAGCCTTTCTACCCTCAGGACTTTTTCATTCTTACATTAGGAGCTATTGCGTCCCTTATTTTCATTATTGTATTTACGATTGCATTCGGAAGAATTTTCTGCGGGTGGATATGTCCTCAGACAATTTTTATGGAATCTATATTTCGTAAAATAGATTATCTGATTGAAGGGGACAGAAATAAGCAGATGAAACTGGACCGCCAGGAATGGAATTCCGAAAAAATCTGGAAAAGAAGTTTGAAATGGACGGTGTTTATTATTATCTCTTTAATTATTACTCACTTTATGTTCATGTATATCGTAGGGTATAAAGAAGTATTTAATATTGTATCACAAGGTCCGTTTGCCCACCCTACCAACTTCATGGTAATGATTCTGTTTACCGCAGCATTTTATTTTGTATTTGCTTGGTTCAGAGAGCAGGTTTGTACTTTGGTTTGCCCTTACGGAAGACTTCAGGGAGTATTGATTGATAAAGATACCATCAATGTATTCTATGATTTCAAACGTGGAGAAAACAGATCTAAATGGAGAAAAGGTGAAGACAGAAAAGCGGCAGGAAAAGGAGATTGTATAGATTGTCACCAATGTGTCGTGGTTTGTCCTACTGGGATTGACATCAGAGACGGACAACAGCTGGAATGTGTAAACTGTACCGCTTGCATTGATGCTTGTGATGAAGTAATGGAAAAAGTAGGCCTGCCAAAAGGATTGATCAGATATGCCTCCGAAAACGAAATTGAAAAACAGACTCCGTTCAAGTTTACCGGAAGAATGAAAGGTTTTGCCATCCTTCTTTTAGTATTGGTAGGATTTTTAGGTTATTTATTGTCAAGCCGTGGAGAAATGGAAGCCAAATTCATCAAACCGGCGGGAAGCACATTCTTTGTAAGAGACGGAAAAATTACCAATACTTACAATTATACATTCTTAAATAAAACGAATGATAAAAAGGTGGTAACGATAAAAGTAATTGAACCAAAACATGGAGAAATTATTTACAGTGCTTCAAGCAAGATTACAGTAGAAAGAGATAAGATCTCAAAAGGGACAATCAATATCAGTTTTCCGGAGAATGAAATGAAATTATCTAAACAAAATATTACGATAGGCGTTTATGATATGAAAGGTAAGCTTGTTGATTCTTATCAGACGTATTTTGAAGGACCTTTTAAATTACAATTTTAA
- a CDS encoding cbb3-type cytochrome c oxidase N-terminal domain-containing protein: MKQRTPVVVNILIIIGLLIVFYYLFVQSYSFLTSPYFWGTVVISAILAYIHSAIGDLIENNKFKKLSAEEKAAYLAEKKIPFLRRMYDAAFKKQSDTEEKDILIDHGFDGIMELDNQLPKWWVGLFYFGTAFCIVYVAAFSFTDFAHPLSEYEKEYKEQMAAIEIYNASQPPVTIETAKYSADNIAEGKELFKTNCASCHKEDGSGGIGPNLTDNFWINQPEKTLFKNVFHMDWNGSPNNPTMRPFGKNGEVSGAEIEKIAAYVYHINQEMPPVTPAQGGAAPQGTEAHWEKE; encoded by the coding sequence ATGAAACAAAGAACACCGGTTGTTGTAAACATTTTAATAATAATTGGACTTCTAATAGTTTTTTATTATTTGTTTGTACAAAGCTACTCGTTTTTAACGTCTCCTTATTTCTGGGGAACTGTAGTCATAAGTGCAATTTTGGCTTACATTCACAGTGCAATTGGAGATTTAATTGAAAATAATAAATTCAAAAAACTATCTGCAGAAGAAAAAGCAGCATACTTAGCAGAAAAGAAAATTCCTTTCTTGAGAAGAATGTATGATGCGGCTTTCAAAAAGCAATCTGATACAGAAGAAAAAGATATCCTTATCGACCACGGTTTCGACGGAATCATGGAGTTGGATAATCAATTACCAAAATGGTGGGTAGGTTTATTCTATTTTGGGACTGCTTTTTGTATTGTATATGTTGCAGCATTCTCTTTTACCGATTTCGCTCACCCGTTAAGCGAATATGAAAAAGAATATAAAGAGCAAATGGCAGCTATTGAAATTTATAATGCAAGCCAGCCTCCAGTAACGATTGAGACAGCAAAATATTCAGCTGATAATATTGCAGAAGGTAAAGAGTTATTCAAAACCAACTGTGCATCTTGTCACAAAGAAGATGGTAGTGGTGGTATCGGGCCGAACCTGACAGATAACTTCTGGATAAACCAGCCGGAGAAAACATTATTCAAAAACGTTTTCCATATGGACTGGAACGGTTCTCCTAACAACCCTACGATGAGACCATTCGGTAAAAACGGAGAAGTTTCTGGTGCTGAAATTGAAAAGATTGCAGCGTATGTATATCACATCAATCAGGAAATGCCTCCAGTAACACCTGCTCAGGGTGGAGCTGCTCCTCAGGGAACAGAAGCTCACTGGGAAAAAGAATAA
- a CDS encoding cbb3-type cytochrome oxidase subunit 3: MIPQNFKDILSNTENAGFYQTLALIFFILFFVALIIYVFSRPKKYYKEEEEAPLQDDEDDFNLKN; the protein is encoded by the coding sequence ATGATTCCTCAGAACTTTAAAGATATATTATCCAATACAGAAAATGCTGGTTTTTACCAGACACTGGCTCTGATTTTCTTTATACTGTTCTTCGTAGCTTTGATCATATATGTTTTTAGCAGACCTAAAAAGTATTACAAAGAAGAAGAAGAGGCTCCTCTGCAGGATGATGAAGATGATTTTAATTTAAAAAATTAA